The Primulina eburnea isolate SZY01 chromosome 6, ASM2296580v1, whole genome shotgun sequence genome contains a region encoding:
- the LOC140834566 gene encoding AT-hook motif nuclear-localized protein 5-like has protein sequence MDGREGIAYQGSASYYFNRGGFGGSDGSGSGPNGHGAGGGSAMTQARDIHPTHVFKNLSNPNIAMHPSIGVNGSAVSDSAFHVENSSPNFTHGMAMAMVPVAPPSGETVKKKRGRPRKYAPDKSNMSLGLSPLSAPTSRFDEINPTEKRRRGRPPGSGWKQQLAPLGEWMNSTVGLAFTPHVIHVGVGEDVAAKILAFAQQRPRALCILSANGSVSSVTLRQPSISAGTVTYEGRFQILCLSGSYLLAESGGPCNRTGGLSISICNPDGRMIGGAIGGRLVAANPVQVVACSFVYGSTKAKNKAESEIKDENYLLEESAEKSLTPDTAAPSHPNSVRVFGHRVHDWT, from the exons ATGGATGGAAGAGAAGGAATTGCATATCAAGGCTCAGCTTCATATTACTTCAATAGAGGTGGATTCGGTGGATCTGATGGTTCCGGGTCTGGACCGAATGGACATGGTGCCGGTGGTGGCTCAGCTATGACACAGGCACGTGACATACACCCCACGCatgtttttaaaaatctttCAAATCCAAACATCGCGATGCATCCCAGTATAGGTGTTAATGGTAGTGCTGTAAGTGATTCTGCTTTCCATGTTGAGAACTCGTCACCAAATTTTACTCATGGCATGGCTATGGCTATGGTGCCCGTTGCACCACCAAGTGGTGAAACTGTGAAGAAGAAGAGGGGTAGGCCTAGGAAATATGCTCCAGATAAGTCTAATATGTCATTAGGATTGTCACCTTTGTCAGCTCCGACATCTCGTTTCGACGAGATAAACCCTACTGAAAAAAGACGGAGAGGGCGACCGCCGGGCAGTGGATGGAAGCAACAGCTTGCTCCTCttg GTGAATGGATGAACAGCACAGTTGGGCTAGCTTTTACACCGCATGTTATACATGTTGGAGTTGGAGAG GATGTTGCCGCAAAAATATTGGCATTTGCACAACAGAGACCAAGAGCTTTATGCATCTTGTCTGCTAATGGATCAGTTTCTTCGGTGACTTTACGCCAACCTAGTATTTCTGCTGGCACTGTCACTTATGAG GGCCGGTTCCAAATACTATGCCTGTCCGGTTCGTACTTACTTGCTGAAAGTGGCGGACCTTGCAATAGAACCGGCGGACTAAGCATTTCCATTTGCAATCCTGACGGGCGTATGATTGGTGGAGCCATAGGCGGTAGACTCGTTGCAGCAAATCCAGTGCAG GTGGTGGCATGCAGTTTTGTTTATGGTAGTACTAAAGCAAAGAACAAAGCTGAGTCAGAGATAAAAGACGAAAATTATCTGCTAGAAGAGTCTGCTGAGAAGTCATTAACACCAGATACTGCTGCTCCAAGTCATCCTAATTCTGTGCGAGTCTTTGGCCACAGGGTTCACGATTGGACATAA
- the LOC140833530 gene encoding probable phospholipid hydroperoxide glutathione peroxidase has translation MASQSSAPQSIHDFTVKDSKGDDVNLGIYKGKVLLIVNVASQCGLTNTNYTELTKLYEKYKDQGLEILAFPCNQFGSQEPGTNEQIQEFACTRFKAEYPIFDKIEVNGSNAAPIYKYMKSVKGGLFGDSIKWNFSKFLVDKEGRVVDRYAPTTSPSSIEKDIKKHLEKA, from the exons ATGGCCAGCCAATCAAGCGCGCCTCAATCGATCCATGATTTCACCGTGAAG GATAGTAAAGGGGATGATGTTAATTTGGGTATTTACAAGGGAAAGGTGCTGCTGATTGTCAATGTTGCTTCTCAATG TGGCCTAACCAATACGAACTACACTGAGTTAACAAAGTTGTATGAGAAATACAAGGATCAAG GTTTGGAGATACTAGCATTTCCCTGCAATCAGTTTGGCTCGCAGGAGCCTGGCACCAATGAACAAATTCAGGAGTTTGCATGTACTCGCTTCAAGGCCGAGTATCCCATTTTTGACAAA ATTGAGGTAAATGGCTCCAATGCTGCTCCCATTTACAAGTACATGAAGTCTGTCAAAGGTGGCCTTTTTGGAGATAGTATCAAATGGAATTTCTCCAAATTCCTTGTCGACAAAGAGGGTCGTGTTGTTGATCGTTACGCGCCCACCACGTCTCCTTCTAGCATAGAG AAGGATATAAAGAAGCACTTGGAGAAGGCTTAA
- the LOC140834568 gene encoding glutathione S-transferase T1 isoform X1: MRLKVYADRMSQPSRAVIIFCKLNGIDFEEVKIDLSKRQQLTPEFREINPMRQVPAIVDGRFKLFESHAIMIYLASVFPGVADHWYPADVFKRAKIHSVLDWHHSNLRPGAVSYVLNSTLAPVFGLPLNPNAAAKAEKLLSASLAKIESVWLKGNGRFLLGSSQPSMADLSLVCEIMQLEVVDKKDHDRILVPHERVLKWIDDTKNAMKPHFDEVHSILFKVKEKLKKKRFDVTKNKIESSKKTSVHSKM, translated from the exons ATGAGACTAAAAGTGTATGCAGACCGAATGTCCCAACCTTCACGAGCGGTGATTATTTTCTGCAA ATTAAACGGTATTGATTTTGAAGAGGTGAAGATAGACCTTTCCAAACGCCAGCAATTAACTCCTGAATTTAGAG AAATAAATCCCATGAGACAAGTACCTGCAATAGTCGATGGAAGGTTCAAGCTTTTCGAGAG CCACGCAATCATGATATATTTAGCTTCTGTATTTCCTGGAGTTGCTGACCATTG GTATCCTGCTGATGTTTTCAAAAGAGCCAAAATTCATTCGGTGTTGGATTGGCATCACTCAAATCTGCGTCCTGGTGCAG TTAGCTATGTACTCAATTCCACGCTTGCACCTGTGTTTGGGCTGCCTTTGAACCCAAATGCAGCAGCAAAAGCAGAGAAACTTCTTTCAGCCTCTCTAGCTAAGATCGAGTCTGTTTGGCTCAAGGGAAATGGACGCTTTCTTCTTGGAAGTTCCCAACCTTCCATGGCAGATCTTAGTTTGGTATGTGAGATCATGCAGCTTGAG GTTGTAGACAAGAAAGATCATGACCGAATATTAGTCCCCCATGAAAGAGTGTTGAAATGGATCGATGACACGAAGAATGCAATGAAACCTCACTTTGATGAAGTACATTCAATCCTTTTCAAAGTAAAAGAGAAGCTGAAGAAAAAGCGGTTTGACGTAACAAAAAACAAGATCGAGTCTTCCAAGAAAACATCGGTACATTCAAAGATGTAA
- the LOC140834568 gene encoding glutathione S-transferase T1 isoform X2: MQTECPNLHERLNGIDFEEVKIDLSKRQQLTPEFREINPMRQVPAIVDGRFKLFESHAIMIYLASVFPGVADHWYPADVFKRAKIHSVLDWHHSNLRPGAVSYVLNSTLAPVFGLPLNPNAAAKAEKLLSASLAKIESVWLKGNGRFLLGSSQPSMADLSLVCEIMQLEVVDKKDHDRILVPHERVLKWIDDTKNAMKPHFDEVHSILFKVKEKLKKKRFDVTKNKIESSKKTSVHSKM; the protein is encoded by the exons ATGCAGACCGAATGTCCCAACCTTCACGAGCG ATTAAACGGTATTGATTTTGAAGAGGTGAAGATAGACCTTTCCAAACGCCAGCAATTAACTCCTGAATTTAGAG AAATAAATCCCATGAGACAAGTACCTGCAATAGTCGATGGAAGGTTCAAGCTTTTCGAGAG CCACGCAATCATGATATATTTAGCTTCTGTATTTCCTGGAGTTGCTGACCATTG GTATCCTGCTGATGTTTTCAAAAGAGCCAAAATTCATTCGGTGTTGGATTGGCATCACTCAAATCTGCGTCCTGGTGCAG TTAGCTATGTACTCAATTCCACGCTTGCACCTGTGTTTGGGCTGCCTTTGAACCCAAATGCAGCAGCAAAAGCAGAGAAACTTCTTTCAGCCTCTCTAGCTAAGATCGAGTCTGTTTGGCTCAAGGGAAATGGACGCTTTCTTCTTGGAAGTTCCCAACCTTCCATGGCAGATCTTAGTTTGGTATGTGAGATCATGCAGCTTGAG GTTGTAGACAAGAAAGATCATGACCGAATATTAGTCCCCCATGAAAGAGTGTTGAAATGGATCGATGACACGAAGAATGCAATGAAACCTCACTTTGATGAAGTACATTCAATCCTTTTCAAAGTAAAAGAGAAGCTGAAGAAAAAGCGGTTTGACGTAACAAAAAACAAGATCGAGTCTTCCAAGAAAACATCGGTACATTCAAAGATGTAA
- the LOC140834569 gene encoding LOW QUALITY PROTEIN: probable copper-transporting ATPase HMA5 (The sequence of the model RefSeq protein was modified relative to this genomic sequence to represent the inferred CDS: deleted 2 bases in 2 codons) translates to MNKAESGLTLTDQEESFMASEKFVSLACIRKKSEDLFPHPHYPSMPKYPRGVNASSDVEKSMQGSEAKALFSVTGMTCSACAGSVEKAVKRLPGIKEAAVDVLNNRAQVTFYPLFVNEETIRQTIEDVGFEAMLIIDEINEKSSQVCRIRIKGMSCTSCSTTVESGLQALPGVLRAQVALATEEAEVHYDPKILTYNQILEAIERTGFEAMLISTGEDRRKIHLRVDGLCTENSIRLIGCSLQALPGVQDLNFDPELKKLSLSYQPDLIGPRNFIEIIESTGSGRYKAEIFPEGGRREAHREEEIKQYRKSFLWSLVFTIPVFLMAMVFMYIPGIKHGLHAKVVNMLSIGEILRWILSTPVQFIIGRRFYIGAYKALRNNSANMDVLIALGTNAAYFYSVYSILRAAATPSFESTDFFETSSMLISFILLGKYLEVLAKGKTSEAIEKLMDLAPETATLLTLDTDGNVLNEAEIDGRLIQKNDVMKIIPGSKVPCDGYVIWGQSHVNESMITGESRPVAKRKGDMVIGGTLNANGALHIKATKVGSESALAQIVRLVESAQMAKAPVQKCADRISKFFVPLVIVLSLVTWLAWFLSGKLNWYPTSWIPSSMDSFQLALQFGISVVVIACPCALGLATPTAVMVGTGVGASQGVLIKGAQALERTHKVNCIVFDKTGTLTVGKPVVVNTRLLKNRVLQEFYELVAAAEVNSEHPLGKAIVEYANKFRQDEENPVWPEASDFESITGHGVKAVVRNKQVLVGNKSLMVDYNVPISLDAEEILAETEGLAQTGIIVAIDKELVGILAVSDPLKPGAREVVSILKSMKVRSIVVTGDNWGTARAIAKEVGIDSVIAEAKPEHKAEKVKELQASGNVVAMVGDGINDSPALVAADVGLAIGAGTDIAVEAADIVLMKSNLEDVITAIDLSRKTFFRIRLNYLWAFGYNVLGIPIAAGVLFPWTRFRLPPWIAGAAMAASSVSVVCSSLLLKNYKRPKMVDALEIKGITVE, encoded by the exons ATGAATAAAGCTGAATCAG GGTTAACGCTTACCGATCAAGAAGAGTCTTTCATGGCCTCCGAGAAGTTTGTATCACTTGCATGTATAAGAAAGAAGAGCGAGGATTTGTTCCCTCATCCACACTACCCCTCAATGCCCAAGTATCCTAGAGGTGTAAATGCGTCTTCAGACGTAGAAAAATCCATGCAAGGATCAGAAGCTAAGGCGCTTTTCTCAGTCACCGGAATGACGTGCTCCGCCTGCGCCGGGTCGGTGGAGAAGGCCGTCAAACGCCTGCCCGGGATCAAGGAGGCAGCGGTTGATGTTTTAAACAACCGGGCCCAAGTCACGTTTTACCCACTTTTTGTAAAT GAGGAAACCATCCGTCAGACAATCGAAGATGTGGGATTTGAAGCCATGTTGATTATTGACGAGATCAATGAGAAATCTTCTCAAGTATGCCGTATTCGGATCAAAGGAATGTCATGCACTTCTTGTTCCACCACGGTGGAATCTGGTTTGCAAGCTTTACCTGGTGTACTGAGAGCTCAAGTTGCATTAGCAACTGAAGAAGCAGAAGTTCATTATGATCCAAAGATCTTGACATACAACCAAATCTTGGAGGCCATAGAA CGTACTGGATTTGAGGCCATGCTAATCAGCACAGGCGAAGATAGGCGCAAAATACACCTTCGAGTTGATGGATTGTGTACAGAAAATTCCATTAGATTAATTGGATGTTCTCTTCAAGCTCTTCCGGGGGTTCAAGATCTGAACTTTGATCCAGAGCTCAAAAAATTGTCCCTTTCATACCAACCAGATTTGATTGGACCTAGAAATTTTATCGAGATTATAGAGTCAACTGGATCAGGACGTTACAAAGCAGAGATATTTCCTGAAGGAGGCAGAAGAGAAGCTCATCGGGAAGAGGAAATCAAACAATACCGCAAGTCTTTTCTTTGGAGTCTGGTTTTCACGATTCCTGTTTTTTTAATGGCCATGGTTTTCATGTATATTCCTGGCATAAAGCATGGACTGCATGCTAAGGTTGTGAACATGCTTAGCATTGGGGAAATTCTGAGATGGATACTTTCTACTCCGGTGCAGTTCATCATTGGTCGACGATTCTATATTGGCGCTTACAAAGCATTACGTAATAACTCAGCAAATATGGATGTCTTAATTGCACTGGGCACAAATGCTGCCTATTTTTATTCTGTCTACTCGATTTTGAGAGCTGCTGCTACTCCCAGTTTTGAGTCAACTGACTTTTTTGAGACCAGCTCAATGCTCATTTCCTTTATACTACTCGGAAAGTACTTGGAAGTTCTGGCCAAGGGAAAGACATCTGAAGCCATAGAGAAGCTCATGGACTTGGCTCCCGAAACAGCAACCCTTTTAACTTTAGACACGGACGGAAATGTGTTGAATGAGGCAGAAATAGACGGTCGATTAATACAAAAAAATGATGTCATGAAGATCATCCCTGGATCAAAAGTGCCTTGTGATGGTTATGTTATATGGGGCCAAAGCCATGTAAACGAAAGTATGATCACTGGAGAGTCTAGGCCAGTAGCAAAGAGGAAAGGCGACATGGTCATTGGAGGGACTTTGAATGCAAATGGGGCGCTGCATATTAAGGCGACAAAGGTTGGATCGGAGAGTGCTCTTGCTCAAATCGTTCGACTTGTTGAATCAGCGCAAATGGCGAAAGCTCCAGTCCAGAAATGCGCTGATCGTATTTCCAAATTCTTTGTTCCTTTA GTTATAGTACTTTCACTTGTCACTTGGCTCGCCTGGTTTTTATCCGGGAAGCTGAACTGGTATCCTACATCATGGATTCCTTCTTCCATGGATAGTTTCCAGCTTGCACTTCAGTTTGGCATATCCGTCGTGGTCATAGCATGCCCTTGTGCACTTGGCCTAGCAACTCCAACTGCTGTTATGGTTGGCACTGGAGTTGGTGCTTCTCAAGGAGTTCTAATTAAAGGCGCCCAGGCCTTAGAACGCACTCATAAG GTGAACTGCATAGTTTTCGACAAGACAGGAACTCTTACGGTTGGGAAGCCAGTGGTTGTCAACACAAGGCTTTTGAAAAATAGGGTCCTTCAAGAATTTTATGAACTGGTGGCTGCTGCTGAG GTCAACAGTGAGCACCCTTTAGGCAAAGCAATTGTCGAGTATGCCAATAAATTCAGACAAGATGAAGAGAACCCTGTTTGGCCAGAAGCCTCGGATTTTGAATCCATAACTGGCCATGGTGTGAAGGCTGTTGTTCGAAACAAACAAGTTCTTGTGGGAAATAAGAGCTTAATGGTGGATTATAATGTCCCTATTTCACTTGATGCTGAAGAGATACTGGCAGAAACTGAAGGCTTGGCACAAACTGGTATTATCGTGGCTATCGACAAGGAGCTGGTCGGGATTCTTGCTGTATCTGATCCGTTAAAGCCTGGGGCACGTGAGGTCGTTTCCATCCTCAAGTCTATGAAAGTCAGGAGTATAGTAGTGACAGGCGATAACTGGGGAACTGCAAGGGCAATTGCCAAGGAAGTTGGTATAGATAGTGTTATTGCTGAAGCCAAACCGGAGCATAAAGCCGAGAAAGTGAAGGAACTACAG GCTTCAGGAAACGTCGTAGCAATGGTAGGAGATGGAATCAACGATTCGCCAGCACTTGTAGCAGCAGATGTAGGGCTAGCAATTGGTGCAGGCACAGATATAGCAGTTGAGGCTGCTGACATTGTTCTCATGAAAAGCAATTTGGAAGATGTCATAACTGCCATCGACCTTTCGAGGAAAACGTTCTTCAGAATACGTCTCAACTATCTTTGGGCGTTTGGTTATAACGTCCTCGGCATCCCAATAGCTGCC GGTGTGCTTTTTCCATGGACCAGATTCCGGTTACCGCCGTGGATTGCTGGTGCAGCAATGGCAGCTTCTTCAGTTAGTGTTGTTTGTAGCTCTCTTTTGTTGAAGAATTATAAGAGGCCTAAGATGGTGGATGCTCTTGAAATCAAGGGGATAACTGTTGAATAG
- the LOC140834570 gene encoding tubulin beta-2 chain produces the protein MREILHIQGGQCGNQIGAKFWEVVCTEHGIDQTGRYQGDSDLQLERVNVYYNEASCGRFVPRAVLMDLEPGTMDSVRSGPFGQIFRPDNFVFGQSGAGNNWAKGHYTEGAELIDSVLDVVRKEAENCDCLQGFQVCHSLGGGTGSGMGTLLISKIREEYPDRMMLTFSVFPSPKVSDTVVEPYNATLSVHQLVENADECMVLDNEALYDICFRTLKLTTPSFGDLNHLISATMSGVTCCLRFPGQLNSDLRKLAVNLIPFPRLHFFMVGFAPLTSRGSQQYRALTVPELTQQMWDAKNMMCAADPRHGRYLTASAVFRGKMSTKEVDEQMINVQNKNSSYFVEWIPNNVKSTVCDIPPTGLKMASTFVGNSTSIQEMFRRVSEQFTAMFRRKAFLHWYTGEGMDEMEFTEAESNMNDLVAEYQQYQDATADEEYDEEYQEEEAE, from the exons ATGCGTGAGATCCTGCACATCCAGGGCGGTCAATGCGGCAACCAGATCGGAGCCAAGTTCTGGGAGGTGGTCTGCACCGAGCACGGCATTGACCAGACCGGCCGCTACCAAGGCGACTCCGATCTGCAGCTCGAGCGCGTCAATGTCTACTACAACGAAGCCAGCTGCGGGCGCTTCGTTCCCCGAGCCGTCCTCATGGATCTCGAGCCGGGAACCATGGACAGCGTCCGGTCCGGCCCGTTCGGTCAGATCTTTCGTCCGGATAACTTCGTCTTCGGTCAGTCCGGGGCGGGTAACAACTGGGCGAAAGGGCATTATACTGAAGGAGCTGAACTTATTGACTCCGTGCTCGATGTCGTCAGGAAGGAAGCGGAAAACTGCGACTGCCTCCAAG gATTCCAAGTATGTCACTCTTTGGGAGGTGGCACAGGATCTGGGATGGGAACTCTGCTGATCTCCAAGATAAGGGAGGAATACCCTGACCGAATGATGTTGACATTCTCCGTTTTCCCTTCTCCCAAGGTGTCTGACACTGTGGTTGAGCCCTACAATGCCACACTTTCAGTACACCAACTTGTTGAGAATGCAGATGAGTGTATGGTTCTCGATAATGAGGCACTTTATGACATCTGTTTCCGCACTCTCAAGCTCACAACGCCGAGTT TTGGAGACTTGAACCATCTGATATCTGCCACCATGAGTGGTGTCACTTGCTGCCTTCGCTTCCCAGGACAGCTCAACTCAGATCTTAGAAAGTTGGCAGTGAATCTTATTCCATTCCCACGACTCCACTTCTTCATGGTTGGCTTTGCCCCACTTACTTCTCGTGGTTCTCAGCAATATCGTGCTCTCACAGTCCCTGAACTCACCCAGCAAATGTGGGATGCTAAAAACATGATGTGTGCTGCTGATCCTCGACATGGTCGATACCTTACTGCATCAGCCGTGTTCCGTGGGAAGATGAGCACTAAGGAAGTGGATGAACAGATGATCAATGTCCAGAATAAGAACTCATCATACTTTGTTGAGTGGATACCAAACAATGTGAAGTCTACAGTGTGTGACATTCCACCCACTGGTCTTAAGATGGCATCGACATTTGTTGGCAACTCAACATCAATCCAGGAGATGTTCCGTAGGGTCAGCGAGCAATTCACTGCCATGTTTAGGAGGAAGGCTTTCTTGCACTGGTATACCGGAGAAGGTATGGATGAGATGGAGTTTACTGAAGCTGAGAGCAACATGAATGATTTAGTCGCAGAGTACCAGCAATATCAAGATGCTACAGCTGACGAGGAATATGATGAGGAATATCAGGAAGAGGAAGCAGAATAA